The segment GAGTTTCCTCCTTCAAGTGCTTTACCGCTAAGTTATTCAAAGCGCTACTGATACTAACTGTAGCCATAACAATTTGGCTGCATCTGCAACCCGCTCAAGCTTTTGATAAAATGTATCCGCCACCGCTATCCTTTAGCAATGCTCAATTGATGGGTAAGGATTTTTCGGGGCAATATTTAGCATCGTCTGAATTTTCTAACGCTAATTTGGTACAAGCCAATTTTAGTAATGCTGACTTGCATGGTGCTATATTCAGTCATGCCACTATGAATGGAGCGAATTTGCACGGTGCAGATTTGACTAACGGGATGGCAGATTTAGTCAACTTTGCTGATGCCGATTTAACCGATGCCGTGTTGGTGGATGTTATTTTGTTACGCACAGCGTTCTATCATACTAAAATTGAGGGTGCAGATTTTACCAACGCTATCTTAGATGGGCTGCAAGTAAAACAACTGTGTGCCATAGCCAGTGGGGTAAACTCAAAAACGGGCGTGGCTACCCGCGATTCTTTGGGGTGTAAATGAAGCGAGTTGGTGTCATTGGCGGCGGACAGTTGGCTTGGATGATGGCTGAGGCTGGAAAGGGTTTGGGGATAGATTTGGTAGTGCAGACTCCTCAATCTACAGATCCGGCAGTGAGTTTGGCTAAAGATGCAGTATTTGCGGCAATTGATGACGTTGTAGCTACGGCGGAATTAGCTACTCGGTGCGAAGTTATCGCGTTTGAAAACGAATTTGTAGATATTCCAGCTTTAGAGGTATTAGCTCATCAAGGAGTCTGTTTTCGCCCCCATTTATCGGTTCTCGTTCCTTTATTAGATAAGTACGATCAGCGTTCTTTTTTGCAACAAATTGGGCTGCCTACTCCAAATTTTGAAGATGTCACCCCAGAAAGCTGGGATAAGTGGTTAAATGATGCATCTGAAGCTAGTTTTCCTTTAGTTTTAAAGGCTAGACGACATGGTTACGACGGACAAGGAACTTTTATTATTAAAGATAGAGTTGCTTTAACTAAGCTACAAGACAAAGTTAAATCTACACCTTTGTTAGTCGAAGAATATATCCCTTTTGAGCGAGAATTAGCCGCGATCGCCGCCCGTTCTGTTACAGGTGACGTGGTAATCTATCCTATAGTCGAAACTCAGCAAGAAAACCAAGTTTGTCGGCGAGTATTTGCACCAGCCCAAATTGATGAGAGATTAGTAAAGGAAGTAGAGGCGATCGCTACTCACTTACTCAACAGTTTAAAGGCAGTTGGCGTATTTGGCATTGAATTATTCTTAACTCAAGATAATCGGATTCTAGTCAACGAAATCGCCCCACGCACCCATAATTCCGGTCATTTCACCATTGAAGCCTGCGAAACATCCCAATTTGCTCAGCATTTATTAGCTGTTTGCGGACTACCTTTAGGAAACCCCAGATTAAAAACTTCTGGTGCAGTCATGATTAACCTATTGGGGTTTGAAGAAACTGACAGTGATTATGCTGAAAAAAGAAGTAAAATCGCAGAAATACCCCAAGCTTACCTGCATTGGTACGGCAAAACCCAATCTCGCCCTGGCAGAAAACTAGGACACGTCACTATCTTACTCGATACTCCAGATAGAGAAGCCGCAGAAAGAGTCGCTGCACGAGTAGAATCTATTTGGTATGGTTCATAAAATTCCATCTTATACCAATTCACTGGGAAAAATTGACAAACATTGGGCAGGGGCACACTTCGGCTCATCACTGTCAACTTAACGGTGAAAGCCTTACTCCGCCGTGAACTCAAGTTCACGTCTCATAGCTCAAGTCCACTCAAGTGGACTAAAACTATTCCTGAGTCCTCTATCACTGCGTGACGCTACGCGAACAGAGGACTTTGGCTGTGAGGCAGGGGTTTTCAACCCCTGACGGTTGTGGTGCAAAACCACAGTGCAGCAACCATTTGAGGCTTAAGTTGACACCTATGTAGAGCAACAATCCCTCTGGGATTTCCCGCAACAATGGCGAGAAACCCAACCCCAAAAAAATTAGTTGCTATTTATCTAACAAGTAAGCTATAGTAGAGAAAGCGACGCGGGGTAGAGCAGTCCGGTAGCTCGTCGGGCTCATAACCCGAAGGTCAGTGGTTCAAATCCGCTCCCCGCCACCAAGTCAAAAAAATGTAAACAAAAACCCTGTAGGTAGTGTTACTTGCGGGGTTTTGTTTTATTCTAGCAGATGCTATTCCCACAATTTTGGTAAAGTTATGGCAGTTTCTGTGCAGCGTCCCCTCCTAATTGGTGGTATTGCTATCTCCTTTGGGCTTTGGATCTTACAAAGCTTGCATCACTCATTTCAAGAGTTCGGAGAAGTAGCGATTTTGGGGGTAATGGGCATTGGCGCGGGGTTATGGTGGTTCCGTAGCAGAAAAGCGGCAAAAATTGCCCTATCTCCGTTGAGTCAACCCTTAGCGGCAGAAACTGTCACTCAGGCTATATCCCAAGCCGAATTATTACTCAATCAACTAGCAACTGAATCCAAAGATCCCTTAGCCCAAAATAACCTACAAAGCCAACTGGAACAAGTTAAAGCTAATCTAGATCGAACAAAGTTAAATGTCACCGTTACTGGTGGTAAAGGTGTCGGAAAAACCAGTATTTGCCAAGCTTTAGCATCTGTTAACCCAGTCGAAACTCTACCCCTATTTACGGCTACTCCAGTCGATGTTTTATCACCCATTCGCCAAGGGGATGCGGAATTAGTATTGCTGGTGACTAACGGGGATTTAACCAGTTCTGAAGCCCAAATCTTACAAGAATTAAAGAATTTGTATCAGCGTACCCTATTAGTATTTAATAAACAAGATCGGTATGGGGCAGAAGATCGAAGCTTGGTGTTACAACAGTTACAAAGACACGCTCAAGGTATTCTGAACTCAGAAGATATCATAGCTACAGCCACTGCACCAAGTAAAATCAAAGTTCGTCAAGAACAAGCAGATGGCAGTTTTCAAGAGAGTTGGGAACAACCTAGCGCCGATGTAGATGGGTTAACCCAGCGTCTAGAACAAATTTTAGCATCAGAAACAGAGCAACTAGTTAGGGCTAGTACCTGGCGCAAAGCAATAGGATTGCAAAGCCAAATTAAAGATACCTTAAATGGAGTGAGACGCGATCGCGCTTTACCTATAATTGAACAATATCAGTGGATTACTGCGGCGACAGCTTTTGCTAATCCAGTTCCCGCTTTAGATTTACTAGCGACGGCGGCGATTAATGCCCAATTGGTGATAGATTTGGGGCAGATTTACCAACAAAAATTATCTCTAGAAAATGCCCAAACCGTAGCTAGCAGCATGGGTAGTTTAATGGTAAAACAAGGGTTAGTAGAACTATCTTCCCAGGCGATCGCCACTGTTCTCAAAAGCCATGTAATTACGTTTGTCGCTGGTGGAGTCGTACAGGGTTTGAGTGCAGCCTATCTGACTCGTGTAGCTGCATTAACTTTGATTGAATACTTTGAATCCCAAGCACTAGTTACAACCACTCAATCCTCACCTTTCAACCTACAACAAGTCAGCCAAATTTTAGTCAAGGTGTTTCAAGATAATCAACGTACAGCCTACATTCAATCTTTCGTGACTTATGCTATATCCCAGTTGAATTTAAAGTCACTTTTGCCTCAAACACCATAAATTCGGCATCATTTAGCCTAAATTAACCTAGACTTGTTTTCGTAAATAGACAATGGTTTCATACCAAATCACTATATATCTGCT is part of the Merismopedia glauca CCAP 1448/3 genome and harbors:
- a CDS encoding pentapeptide repeat-containing protein codes for the protein MRVSSFKCFTAKLFKALLILTVAITIWLHLQPAQAFDKMYPPPLSFSNAQLMGKDFSGQYLASSEFSNANLVQANFSNADLHGAIFSHATMNGANLHGADLTNGMADLVNFADADLTDAVLVDVILLRTAFYHTKIEGADFTNAILDGLQVKQLCAIASGVNSKTGVATRDSLGCK
- a CDS encoding 5-(carboxyamino)imidazole ribonucleotide synthase gives rise to the protein MKRVGVIGGGQLAWMMAEAGKGLGIDLVVQTPQSTDPAVSLAKDAVFAAIDDVVATAELATRCEVIAFENEFVDIPALEVLAHQGVCFRPHLSVLVPLLDKYDQRSFLQQIGLPTPNFEDVTPESWDKWLNDASEASFPLVLKARRHGYDGQGTFIIKDRVALTKLQDKVKSTPLLVEEYIPFERELAAIAARSVTGDVVIYPIVETQQENQVCRRVFAPAQIDERLVKEVEAIATHLLNSLKAVGVFGIELFLTQDNRILVNEIAPRTHNSGHFTIEACETSQFAQHLLAVCGLPLGNPRLKTSGAVMINLLGFEETDSDYAEKRSKIAEIPQAYLHWYGKTQSRPGRKLGHVTILLDTPDREAAERVAARVESIWYGS
- a CDS encoding slr1306 family protein; the encoded protein is MAVSVQRPLLIGGIAISFGLWILQSLHHSFQEFGEVAILGVMGIGAGLWWFRSRKAAKIALSPLSQPLAAETVTQAISQAELLLNQLATESKDPLAQNNLQSQLEQVKANLDRTKLNVTVTGGKGVGKTSICQALASVNPVETLPLFTATPVDVLSPIRQGDAELVLLVTNGDLTSSEAQILQELKNLYQRTLLVFNKQDRYGAEDRSLVLQQLQRHAQGILNSEDIIATATAPSKIKVRQEQADGSFQESWEQPSADVDGLTQRLEQILASETEQLVRASTWRKAIGLQSQIKDTLNGVRRDRALPIIEQYQWITAATAFANPVPALDLLATAAINAQLVIDLGQIYQQKLSLENAQTVASSMGSLMVKQGLVELSSQAIATVLKSHVITFVAGGVVQGLSAAYLTRVAALTLIEYFESQALVTTTQSSPFNLQQVSQILVKVFQDNQRTAYIQSFVTYAISQLNLKSLLPQTP